Within the Chitinivorax sp. B genome, the region GACTCATATCTGACAGTCATACCCAATTGATTTAAATAACAAACATAATCAAAATTGAATAGGTTGGGCTTGCACAACAACAGAGAAATATTTTTTGAGGGCGCTTCATAAAAAAACAGGTTATTGGCCTCTCATAGTTAAAGAAGACTCACTGTCATGTGTTGTTGCTACCCTTTCCAGGTGAACGGGAACTTCACCTGTTCCCAAAAACCATCTGGCACATAGTCACCCAATACGCCGTAATCACTAGGCCATTCACGATCGGATTTCACTGCGGTGCCAAACAAGTAATCCAGAAAGGCAAAATGCGCTGCATAGTTGCGATCCAGCGCTTCCTTATCTTGCGAATGATGCCAGTGGTGAAAATTGGGTGTAACAATCACATAACGTAGCGGGCCAAGGCGCACACTGACATTGGCGTGGTTGAACACTGCCTGAAAACCGACGATGACAATGTAGGCATCAATCACCTCTTTGGAAAAACCCAACACGAAGATAGGTGCCAGCACCAATGTTCGGGTCATCAATAGCTCCAGGATGTGTTGGCGCGAGCCAGCCAGCCAATCCATGCTTTTCACGCTATGGTGAACAGCATGCAAGCGCCACAATACTGGAACCTCGTGATAAGCACGATGTGTCCAGTATTGCACCAGATCAGCGACCAGAATGATCAGGAACAATTCCACCACAAATGGTAGATCCTTGACCCACTCCTGTACGCCATCCTTTACCGCCCAACCCAAACCTTTATGAACGATCAGATTCGTCGCCAATAGAATAAAACCGACAACTATGTGGTTGACCAGAAAATGCTTGAAGTCGGTCTGCCACTCTGGTCGAAAGACCGGTTGTCCCTTACGTAAAGGGAATAGCTTCTCAATAAAGATAAAAATCAGGCTGGAACCAAGCAAGTCCAAAATAAACCAGTCCAGACCTATATAAGGTGTATGGTCTGGAAAATCATTCACTGGCACCTTATGCCCACCCAGCAAGGCTGCCAGCACCACCAAAGCAAACGCCCATGCGGAGAGCCAGCGGACTCGGCCTAGCACGATATTACTGATGGAAATCCCGCCTGCAATCACCATTACCCAGAAAAGCACCTGGCGAAGTGTGGTGACGTCGTAGGTGCGACGTAGTTCAGGCGTGGTCAGATAGGCCGGGAAGTGAAAAGCCAGCACACCGAGGAAACATAGAATGCCCAGAGTCAGCGCAATGACACCCGATACCACACCACGACCACGAGGCATATGGCCGTGCGATTCGGATAGCCTCTTCATGTTATCCAGCATGTGTGTCTCCTTGATCTGCAATATATATGTATGGACTATGCCAAATGCACGCTGAGTTGAACATACGGACAATCCAATGCGACACTGATTGTTTCATCTGCCCATAGAAAGCCAGTATGCGTCCATACCGTTATCACTTGGTCAATGTCTTTGCAGAACAACGTTTCGCCGGCAACCAGTTGGCTGTCTTTGAAGACGGCACTGGGCTGGATGATGCTACCCTTCTTGCAATTGCTCAACAGCTCAATCTGTCGGAAACCACGTTTCTATACCCAGCAGATGGCGCCACAGCAGGTGTTCGCATCTTCACGCCGTCTGGCGAATTACCCTTCGCTGGCCATCCTACGTTAGGCACAGCCCATATTGTGCGCAGGCTGTGTTCAGGTGGAGACCATATCAGGCTATCCATGCCCGCAGGTGTCATTCCCGTATGGGCCACTGGTGATGTGTGGACCTTGCAAGCAAACACCCCAAGCTGGCGGCCCTTACAAGCGACCGCCACGCAACTGGCAAATACCTTTTGCTTGAACGAGGCCGATTTCGATTCAACACCTTTATTTGTCAATACTGGTGTTGAACAGACTATCATTCCTCTCACCAGTCAGGGCGCTGTCTTCCGTGCCAAGCCCAACTATGCATTGATGCAAGACCATACCAGCAATCAAGTTGGGTGGACCAATGCGCTACTCTGGCACCGTGATGTAGACCATGTCACAGCCCGTTTCTTTTTCGATGTTCAAGGCATGGCACGTGAAGACCCCGGTACCGGCTCAGCCTGCGCCAATCTTGGTGGCTGGTTACGGGCCAACGGCATCACTGGCCCACTCAAACTGACTGTCGAACAAGGTCACAAAGTAGATCGCTTGAATCATTTATACCTTACGTTGGATGAACGCGGCGGAATTCATGTGGGTGGTCGGGTTATCTACGTTGGTGATGGCACGCTTTACGTCTGAGTCGGTTTCATTACGGGGTAGGTGGATTGGCACACTCCCACAAACTCCGCCAAACACGGATAATCGTTCCCATTCCTCTGATTCAGATAACAGTACATCACCTTGACCACCACCCTCTACTGGCACGACTACGAAACCTTTGGCCGCGATCCCCGCCGCGACCGTGCTGCGCAGTTTGCGGGCATCCGCACTGATGAAGACCTTAATATCATTAGTGATCCGATGATGTTGTATTGCAAACCGGCAGACGACTTTTTACCCGATCCCGAATCCTGCCTGATTACTGGTATTACGCCGCAACACGCTACCAAACACGGTATCATTGAAGCAGAGTTCATTGCACGTATTCACGATGAGCTAGCAGCGCCCGGCACATGTGGTGTTGGCTACAATACCTTGCGCTTTGACGACGAATTCACCCGCAATCTGCTTTACCGTAACTTTTACGACCCTTACGCCCGCGAATGGCAACATGGGTGTTCGCGCTGGGATATTCTCGACATGTTGCGGCTGACCTGGGCCTTGCGGCCCGATGGCATTCAATGGCCTATACATGAGGATGGCAAACCAAGCTTCAAGCTGGAACATCTGGCTCAAGCCAATGGCTTGGCACATGAGGCTGCACACGATGCGCTGTCGGATGTACTTGCAACGATAGCAATGGCACGCTTGGTCAAACAGCAGCAGCCACGTCTATATGATTATGTGTACAAACTGCGAGACAAGCGAAAAGTCGGAGACTTAATCGATCTACAGGAAAGACGGCCATTGTTACACGTGTCCGGCATGTACGCTACCGACTACGGCTGCCTGGCGTTGGTAGCACCCATTGCCATACACCCTACCAATAAAAATGAAGTAATAGTGTTCGATTTAAGGGCCGATCCAACACCTTTATTCGAGCTGGATGTTGATGACATTCGTAAGCGTCTGTTTACCAAAGCAGACGAACTGCCGGCAGGCACCGCCCGTCTGCCCCTGAAAACCATCCACCTCAACAAATGCCCCGTAGTAGCCGCAGCTAAATTGCTGGAGCCCTCGCTGGCCGAACACTGGCAGATCGACCGTGACCAGTGTGAACAACACTGGCGGATGTTACGGCAATGGGATTTGTCGGAAAAACTTGCCACCGTGTTTAACCGCCCGGAGCATGAACCCATCAACGACCCAGATCGGATGATCTACAGCGGCTTTTTTGGTGCAAAGGACAAATCGTTGATTTCCCGTGTGCGTACCAGCAGTCCCACCGAACTAGCCCGGCACCGCTTCGATTTTGAGGATAAGCGCCTACCCGAAATGCTGTTCCGCTATCGGGCTCGTAACTTCCGCGATACCTTGTCGAGCAGTGAGGCCGAGCAATGGGCTGAATACCGCGAATGGCGGTTGACCGATCCTGCAGGGGGCGCCAGTCTGACCATTGACGATTACCTTGCAAAGATTGAGTTGTTACAGGCCAATGATCAGCTGAATGACAAGCAACACCAAGTATTGGAAGCACTGATGGAATACGCCGATACCCTTATGGGGTAATTAGCCCACGGATTGGCACACAGTCTGGCATGGATTCACCATGCCAGACCGGGTCCGCCTCGAATGCTTCAACCAGAAAATCAGCCAGGGCGCGTATACGTGCAGTCTTGGCCAGATCACGATGCATCACCATCCACATATCGCGTAAATTGACGAACGTATCGCGGCACACCACGCGTAATTCTGGATTCAACGTCGCCACATAGTCTGGCAAAAATGCAATGCCACCGCGATTCGAAACAAACTGCATAGCAGTCATGGCATGGTTGGTACGCATCGTGCAACGGAAATTGGCCGGCAAGTTCCGCTGCATCCACTCGATTTCCCGCGTTGACATGACATCCTGAAATCCCACCATATCGTGGTGCACCAAATCCTCCACTGTACATGGTTCACCATACTTGGCCAGATAGTCTGGATGTGCATAAAACCTGTTTGCCACCACACCCAATCTCTTAACGACCAGATTGGACTCCGTGGGACGGAATAGTCTCAGCGCAATATCAGCCTCTCCTGCACTCAAATCCGCTACTGCGGAACTGCCCTGCAGCCAGATTTCGAGCTCAGGGTGACGACAATGAAAGTCCGCCAGACGCCGGGCTAGCCAGCCATTCGCCAGGGCCGGTGCTGCCGATAGCTTTACAATTCCCTGTACACATTCCCCTTGGCTTGCGGCTACACGTACCGCTGACTCAGCACCTTCAGCCATCAAACGGACATGGGGTACCAACTTGTCTGCGAGTTCGGTTGGCCGCAACCCTCTGGCATGCCGCTGGAACAGCTTGGCTCCCAATTTTTGTTCCAGAGCATCAATACGCCGACCGACTGTCGGTTGATTCAAACCCAATGTCTCCGCAGCTTTGGTAAAGCTACCCGCCTCCATGACTGCCAACAACATACGCCAATCATCCCAGTCATTCATTTTTGCATGCCTTGTCTACCGTTACGGACGTTCTCATGCATTCTGCGTGGGTGATATCGTTTGGGCAAGTTGGATATCCCTCCACCACCTCCCAGACGTGGGATTTAGCAAAAGCCGGAGCCAAGCGAGCGCGCAGCTTGCCTCTGCAACCTAACTGATTGCGGAGCTACTCATGAACTTGAATTGGTTTAAGCACTTGTTTTGCCTGCGCCAACTGGGGCCACGTCATTCAAAAAAACTCACCCAACCGGCATACCATCCGATGCTTCGATCAGCCCAATCAATGGATAATGATTGGGACCGTTATCGATTAGGGCGGTTTTGACATAGCTACTGACGATCAGCCTCGACGACTGATGGCTGACCGTTGACGCAAGCGGCCAGTCAACTTCAGCCCACTCCAGAGATTCAGGGCCATTAACGTCAGCTGCACCAAGCCAACGATCAGCTCAGTGCCTTGTACGGCGTAAAACACACGATCAAATTGACCAACAGTCGCTTTATGATTAAGGAACAACGCAGCAGGAACCATGATCAACATACCATTGAATCCAATGATCGACATACGTTGTTGCTTCTTCTCCAGCAACTTGCCTTTACGTATGGCGGCCAAACTAAATCCTGACCCGCCCGTGAACACCATGGCAGTAGCCAGTATGGCTAGGCCATACACGACAATCGCGTGCTTCACTGCAATCACCGCCGCATGATCCAGAAACAGTTCTGATATCAGGGTAGCCAGCAAAAATGCTGTGACCGTCAACATGGCAACCATTCCAGCTATGGCGTGAACAACGGGCTTCATGCTGTTTGACCTGCCAGTGGCAATACAACGTGTTCAAGCTGAGCGTGCAAGCCATTCAAGACTCGTAATGCAGTTTGAAGATCTGGCAACACCGCATCCTTGACCAACAATTCAGCCCAAGCAACATGCTTTACCATCGCCTGATCAAATGCCAATTGCCCCTGTGACGTCAGTTCATACAGTGGTGATCGTTCATGCCTGGGGTTGGTGATACTACGCAACAGTCCATCATCCACTGCCCGGTTCAGTTGCTTTTGCGCACCTTGCCGGGTAATACCCATGGCGACCGCAATCTGTGGTGCTGTTTGCGGCTGCTCGGCCATTGCAATTGCCCCTAGCACCTGCCAACGGGCACTGGTCAATTGCAATGGCGCCACCAACTGGTCACCTTTTTCCAGCAATAACGCATTCAGTCGAAAAATGGCCAACATGATGTCAGTGACCACATCAATTTCAGTTTGGTGACCCGAGCGGTTGATTAGCGCATTCATTTGATAAGTCCCAATATCAATATTGACAACTAGTTTCCACAAATGGAAACTAGTTGTCAATAAGCATCTACATTTTAGACTTAAGCGAATTGACGACCACTAAAACAGCTGACCGTACTCATACCATGTAAAACAAGATAGACATTGGCTAACAGTTGAGCCGCCATTGCTCGGCTCAACCGGTCACAGGTACCATGCCAAAACAGCAGCCAAAGTAATGGATTTCATGGCTAACCGTTCACAACAATAACCATGTGATGGGTCATCAACAGCAGATGAACCGTCGTTCGAAGGATCGATCAATTATGAAGC harbors:
- a CDS encoding MarR family winged helix-turn-helix transcriptional regulator — translated: MNALINRSGHQTEIDVVTDIMLAIFRLNALLLEKGDQLVAPLQLTSARWQVLGAIAMAEQPQTAPQIAVAMGITRQGAQKQLNRAVDDGLLRSITNPRHERSPLYELTSQGQLAFDQAMVKHVAWAELLVKDAVLPDLQTALRVLNGLHAQLEHVVLPLAGQTA
- the sbcB gene encoding exodeoxyribonuclease I — protein: MTTTLYWHDYETFGRDPRRDRAAQFAGIRTDEDLNIISDPMMLYCKPADDFLPDPESCLITGITPQHATKHGIIEAEFIARIHDELAAPGTCGVGYNTLRFDDEFTRNLLYRNFYDPYAREWQHGCSRWDILDMLRLTWALRPDGIQWPIHEDGKPSFKLEHLAQANGLAHEAAHDALSDVLATIAMARLVKQQQPRLYDYVYKLRDKRKVGDLIDLQERRPLLHVSGMYATDYGCLALVAPIAIHPTNKNEVIVFDLRADPTPLFELDVDDIRKRLFTKADELPAGTARLPLKTIHLNKCPVVAAAKLLEPSLAEHWQIDRDQCEQHWRMLRQWDLSEKLATVFNRPEHEPINDPDRMIYSGFFGAKDKSLISRVRTSSPTELARHRFDFEDKRLPEMLFRYRARNFRDTLSSSEAEQWAEYREWRLTDPAGGASLTIDDYLAKIELLQANDQLNDKQHQVLEALMEYADTLMG
- a CDS encoding LysR family transcriptional regulator, with translation MNDWDDWRMLLAVMEAGSFTKAAETLGLNQPTVGRRIDALEQKLGAKLFQRHARGLRPTELADKLVPHVRLMAEGAESAVRVAASQGECVQGIVKLSAAPALANGWLARRLADFHCRHPELEIWLQGSSAVADLSAGEADIALRLFRPTESNLVVKRLGVVANRFYAHPDYLAKYGEPCTVEDLVHHDMVGFQDVMSTREIEWMQRNLPANFRCTMRTNHAMTAMQFVSNRGGIAFLPDYVATLNPELRVVCRDTFVNLRDMWMVMHRDLAKTARIRALADFLVEAFEADPVWHGESMPDCVPIRGLITP
- a CDS encoding PhzF family phenazine biosynthesis protein; the protein is MRPYRYHLVNVFAEQRFAGNQLAVFEDGTGLDDATLLAIAQQLNLSETTFLYPADGATAGVRIFTPSGELPFAGHPTLGTAHIVRRLCSGGDHIRLSMPAGVIPVWATGDVWTLQANTPSWRPLQATATQLANTFCLNEADFDSTPLFVNTGVEQTIIPLTSQGAVFRAKPNYALMQDHTSNQVGWTNALLWHRDVDHVTARFFFDVQGMAREDPGTGSACANLGGWLRANGITGPLKLTVEQGHKVDRLNHLYLTLDERGGIHVGGRVIYVGDGTLYV
- a CDS encoding sterol desaturase family protein, yielding MLDNMKRLSESHGHMPRGRGVVSGVIALTLGILCFLGVLAFHFPAYLTTPELRRTYDVTTLRQVLFWVMVIAGGISISNIVLGRVRWLSAWAFALVVLAALLGGHKVPVNDFPDHTPYIGLDWFILDLLGSSLIFIFIEKLFPLRKGQPVFRPEWQTDFKHFLVNHIVVGFILLATNLIVHKGLGWAVKDGVQEWVKDLPFVVELFLIILVADLVQYWTHRAYHEVPVLWRLHAVHHSVKSMDWLAGSRQHILELLMTRTLVLAPIFVLGFSKEVIDAYIVIVGFQAVFNHANVSVRLGPLRYVIVTPNFHHWHHSQDKEALDRNYAAHFAFLDYLFGTAVKSDREWPSDYGVLGDYVPDGFWEQVKFPFTWKG